One Halobacterium wangiae genomic window, TACGCCCGCGTCGACTCCCACCGAGTAATGAGCGAGCCGAGCGCGGAGGTCTACGAGCAGGGGCGGGGGATGGACGCCCACAACAAGGTGATGCGGGAGCTGCGGGACGAGAAGGGCTCGAAGGACTACGCGCCGGACGAGCCGACGCGGGTCTGGCTCGACGAGGACAACACGCCGGACGGCGTCTACCAGAGCCTCACCATCATCCTGAACACGGGCGGCTGTCGGTGGGCGCGGGCCGGCGGCTGTACGATGTGTGGCTACGTCGCGGAGTCCGTCGAGGGCGGGACAGTCGCCCACGAGGACCTGATGGCGCAGGTCGACGCCTGCCTGGACCACGAGCGCGAGGAGGGCGAGGAGACGAGCGGCCTGGTGAAGATCTACACGAGCGGGTCGTTCCTCGACGAGCGCGAGGTGCCCGCGGAGACCCGGCGGGCCATCGCCGAGACGTTCGCGGACCGCGAGCGCATCGTCGTAGAGAGCCTGCCGGACTTCGTCGACCGGGAGAAGCTCGCGGACTTCACCGAGGTGGGCCTGGAGACGGACGTCGCCGTCGGCCTGGAGACCGCGAACGACCGCGTGCGCCACGACTGCGTGAACAAGTACTTCGACTTCACGGACTTCGAGGCGGCCTGCGCGGAGGCCCGCGAGGCCGACGCGGGCGTGAAGGCGTACCTGCTGATGAAGCCGCCGTTCCTCTCGGAGTCCGAGGCTATCGAGGACATGGAGCAGTCCATCCGGCGCTGCACGGACGTCGAGGGCTGCCACACCGTCTCCATGAACCCGACGAACGTCCAGCGCTACACGATGGTCGACCAGCTGCACTTCCGGGGCGGCTACCGGCCGCCGTGGCTCTGGTCGGTCGCGGAGGTGCTGGAGTCGACGGCGGACGCGGACGCCATCGTGGTGTCGGACCCCGTGGGCCACGGCAGCGACAGGGGGCCGCACAACTGCGGGGAGTGCGACGACCTGGTCCAGGAGGCCATCAAGGACTTCGACCTCCGCCAGGACCCGTCGGTGTTCTCGGAGGTGTCCTGTGAGTGCGAGGCGACGTGGGACGCGGTCGTCGAACGCGAGACGGCGTACAACCTGCCGCTCGCGGAGTGAGTAGCCCCGACGCAGCAGCGCTTGAACGCTGCTCGTCTGAGAGCGCGGCCATCCGTCTCTCGCTTGCCGACCGTCACTACCCGCGTTCGCGGGGGAAAGTGTAGATTGCTGGCGACCCTAGCGCGAGGTATGCCCACGATCCACTTCGAGGGGCGAGACGTCGAGTGCGAGGCGGGCGCTGTGCTCCGGGACGCGCTCCTGGCGGCCGGCGAGACGCCGCACAACGGCCTCGCAGACACCCTGAACTGCCACGGGATGGCGACGTGTGGAACCTGTGCCGTCGCCGTCGACGGAGATGTTAGCGAGCGGAACGCGGCGGAGCGCCGCCGCCTCTCCTTCCCGCCCCACGACGCCGACAGCGGCCTCCGACTCGCGTGCCAGACGGAGGTGTACGGCGACGTCGACGTCACGAAACACGGTGGCTTCTGGGGCCAACACGTCGACGAGAAGTAGACCGGGTTACGCGAACGCTTCGAGGACGCCACGACCGTCGGTGAGGCCGAGTTCCGGGAGCGTCGCGCGCTCGGGGTGGGGCATCATCACGGCGACCGTCTCATGCTCGCCGAGGATACCGGCGACGGCGCCACGAGAACCGTTGGGGTTCGCCGCGTCGGTGACCGCACCGTCCGCGTCGCAGTACCGGAACAGCACGCGGTCCTCGTCGACGAGTTCGTCGTAGCGCTCCTCGGTGATCTCGAAGCGACCCTCGCCGTGCGCGATGGGGATCTCCACCACGTCGCCCTCGTCGTACGAGCGGGTCCACGGCGTGTCGGCGTTCTCCACGCGGAGGTGGACGTGCTCGCACTGGAAGCGCGCGCTGGCGTTGGTCGTGAACGCGCCGGGCGTCAGCCTGGCTTCACAGCCGATCTGCGCGCCGTTGCAGACGCCGAGGACGGGGACGCCCTCGTCGGCGAGTTCTCGGACGTCCGCGAGAATCGGTGACTGGGCGGCCATCGCGCCGGCGCGGAGGTAGTCGCCGTAGGAGAAGCCGCCGGGGAGCACGACGCCCGTGGTGTCCGCCGGGAGGCCGTCCTCGTGCCAGACGAGTTCGGCGTCGACGCCGACGTCGGCGAGCGCGCGGACGGCGTCCCGGTCGCAGTTCGACCCGCCGAAGCCGACGACCGCTACGGTCATTCGCGTTCCTCGACCGCCACGTCGTAGTCGTGGATGGTCGGGTTGGCGAGCAGGCGGTCGGCCATCTCGCCCGCGCGGTCGGCGGCCGCCTCCTCGTCGGCGGCGTCCAGGTCGATCTCGAAGCGGTCCGTCGAGCGCAGGTCCGCGAGTTCGAAGCCGAGGCGTTCGAGCGCGCGCTGCGTGGTCTCGGCCTCCGGGTCGAGGACGCCCCGCTTCAGCCGGACCGTCACCGTCGCGGTGTACGCGGTCATCGCGTGGATGTGGGCGTCCGTGGTCAAAGACTCTTTTGGAACGCAGAGAAGTTACACGAACGTGCACAGGCAAGCTCTGCGAGCACGTGGTTGCTTATCAGCGTCGAGCGACTCTGGCGTACTATGCCGACCCCGAACGGCAGTCCGGAGGTGGCGCCGCTGCGAACCGACCTGACCGAGATCACGGTCGTCGGAGCCGACCGCACGGGAATCGTCGCCGGAGTCACCGGACTGCTGTTCGAGCGCGGAGTGAACATCGAGGACATCGAGCAGACCGTCCGCGACGGCGTGTTCCGGATGACACTGCACTGTGACACCGAACCAGTGGAGAGTCGCGACGCGCTCCGCGACGCGCTCGCCGAGACCGGCGACGAACTCGGCGTCGACATCCGCACGCGGTTCCCCGACGAGCGCGACGAGGGCATCGCGGTGCTCGTCACGAAGGAGGACCACTGCCTCCGCGCGCTCTGCGAGGCCGACCTCTCGGCAGACGTGCGCGTCGTCGTCGGGAACCACGCCGGCCTCGAATCCGTCGCCGAAGAGTACGGCGTGCCGTTCTACGACGTCGGCGACGGTTCCGGCGTCCCCGACGAGGACCGCCTGCTCGACCTCCTCGACGAGTACGACGTCGACCTCGTCGTGCTCGCCCGCTACATGCGCATCCTCAGCCCGGACGTCGTGTTCCGGTACCCCGGCCGCATCGTCAACGTCCACCCGAGTCTGCTGCCGGCGTTCCCCGGCGCGCAGGCCTACCGGCAGGCCGTCGAGGCGGGCGTTCGCGTGGCGGGCGTCACAGCCCACTACGTCACCACCGACCTCGACCAGGGCCCCATCCTCACCCAGCGGGCCTTCGACGTCCCGCCGGACGCCACCGTCGAGGACGTGAAGGCTCGCGGCCAGCCACTGGAGGCCGAGGCGCTCGTGACCGCGGTCCGCGCGCACCTCGCCGGGGACGTGACCGTCCAGCGTGGCTCCGTCCAGGTGACCGGCGACCACCAGTTCGGGATGCCCGCCGTCGCGGCCGACGCCAACCCCGAGCGACCGGTGGACGTCGAACCCGTCGACGACTGACGCGGACTCGCCCACCACGGCGCTCGGTCCGCGAGTCGTGGTGTCAGTTCACCCTGGAAGCGCAGCAGTAATGTAGCTCTGCATCGTTTCCCGCCGCGTGAACGACGGAGTGCCACACCTCTCTCGACGATGAGTTCTCCACTCACCGACGCCGTCCGGAGCCTCCGACACGCCGGTCTCGACGCAGTCCGGGAGTTCGTCTCCCGGACGTACTACGCCGTCCGTCCGGCGACCCCCGACCCCGACCCGGTGCTGGAGCGGGACTGGGACCTCCTCGTCGTCCTCGACGCCTGCCGTGCGGACGTCTTCGCGGAGGTCGTCGGAGCGGGCGACTACGACCTCCCGACCACCGAGACGGCTACCTCCCAGGGGAGCACCTCGAAGGAGTGGCTGTCGGCCGTCTTCGGGAGCGCCGACGACGACGCGCTCGCCGAGGTGGCCTACGTCACGGGCAACCCCTACTCGACGAAGATGCTCGACCTGAGCCGGTTCGGCCACGTCGACGAGGTGTGGCGCGACGGCTGGGACGACGACCGCGGGACGATTCCGCCCCGGCCGATAACGAACCGCGCCATCGAGGCGGGCCGCGAACAGGACACCGACCGCATGGTCGTCCACTACATGCAACCGCACTTCCCCTCCATCGTCGACGGCGACGACGACGGCATCGCGCTCGACGACTGGGGCGCCCAGCCGATGTCCGTCTGGGAGGAACTCCGGTTCGGCCACCGCGACGTCGACGACGTCTGGGAGAGCTACCGCCGGAACCTGGAGGCGGTGCTCGAAGACGTCGAACTCCTGCTGTCGAACGTGGACGCCGAGCGGGTCGTGGTCACCGCCGACCACGGCAACGCCTTCGGCGAGCACTACATCTTCGGCCACCCGGGCGGCGTCGGCATCCCCGCGCTCCGCGAGGTGCCGTGGAGCGTGACCGCTGCAACCGACGAGGGGACACACGACCCAGCCGCGGACGCAGAGCCTACAGAGACGACCGACGAGGAAGTCACCGACAGCACGGTCGAGGACCGACTGGAGAGCCTCGGCTACAGGACCTGACCATGAGCGACGACACCACCCCGTCGATCGAGGACCCGAACCTGCTGATCGTCTGCGTCGACTGCTTGCGGGACGACTTCGTGCGCTCCGACCGGACGGACACGCCGTTCCTCGACGACCTGCGGGCGCGCGGACTCGACTGCTCGAACCTCTTCTCGACGACCACCACGACGACGCCAGCCATCGCGAGCCTCCTGACCGGGACGTACTCCGAGCGCAACGGCGTCCAGTCGCTCCAGCACGGGACGCTGTCGCCGGACGTCGAGCCACTCGGCGAGGTCATGAGCGACGCCGGCTACCACACGGAGGCGCTAGTCACCGGTCCGCTGCTCCCGGAGACCGGCCTCGACCGCGGCTTCGACCGCTACGACCACCGAGCGGAGGACGCCGACATGTTCTCCGAGTGGCGCGAGGAGGCCCTCGACCGCGTCGCCTCGCTCCCCGAACCGTTCGCGGCGTTCGTCCACCTCTGGGAGATCCACGAGGACGTCCGCGTGCCAGCCGAGTTCGACAGCCCGGAGTACGGCGAGACGCCGTACGGCCGCGCGTTCTCCGCGCTCGACCGCGAGATCGAGGCCATCGTCGACGCCGCACCCGAGAACACCGTCGTCGCGTTCGTCGGCGATCACGGCGAGAGCATCACGCACCGCCACAGCCCGCTGCGCCTGCTGTTGAAGTCCCTCCGCGACGCGCTGCGCTACTACGGCGGGGTCGACACCCGCGACGTCGTCGGTCGGCTGAACCGCTCGTTCGACGACGAGGGCCCCGACATCGACGACCACTACATCGAGAAGGGGCACGGCGAGAACGTCTTCGACTTCACGACGAACGTCCCGTTCGTGCTGGCGGGTCCGGGCATCGAGCCCGCGACCGTCGACGCGCAGGTCCGCCAGGTGGACGTCCTGCCGACGATTCTCGACTACTTCGGGCTCTCCGTGGACGCCGACGGCGAGCCGATCTGCCCCGACGAGGGCGTCGACGACCGGCCCGCGTACATGCGCGCCTGCGGCGCGTCCCTCCACGGCGAGGAGAACTGGGCGCGGGCCATCCGCGCCGACGGCGCGAAGTACGTCGAGTACCCCGACCGCGACTGGAGCCCGGAGCTGTACGACCTCGAAGCCGACCCCCGGGAACTGCGCCGAATCGACGACCCGGACCTCGAGGCGAGACTCCAGCGACTCATGCCCGAGCGCGGCCAGCCACTCGACGAACTCGAACGACTGGACATCGACGAC contains:
- a CDS encoding archaeosine biosynthesis radical SAM protein RaSEA, which encodes MSEPSAEVYEQGRGMDAHNKVMRELRDEKGSKDYAPDEPTRVWLDEDNTPDGVYQSLTIILNTGGCRWARAGGCTMCGYVAESVEGGTVAHEDLMAQVDACLDHEREEGEETSGLVKIYTSGSFLDEREVPAETRRAIAETFADRERIVVESLPDFVDREKLADFTEVGLETDVAVGLETANDRVRHDCVNKYFDFTDFEAACAEAREADAGVKAYLLMKPPFLSESEAIEDMEQSIRRCTDVEGCHTVSMNPTNVQRYTMVDQLHFRGGYRPPWLWSVAEVLESTADADAIVVSDPVGHGSDRGPHNCGECDDLVQEAIKDFDLRQDPSVFSEVSCECEATWDAVVERETAYNLPLAE
- the purQ gene encoding phosphoribosylformylglycinamidine synthase I: MTVAVVGFGGSNCDRDAVRALADVGVDAELVWHEDGLPADTTGVVLPGGFSYGDYLRAGAMAAQSPILADVRELADEGVPVLGVCNGAQIGCEARLTPGAFTTNASARFQCEHVHLRVENADTPWTRSYDEGDVVEIPIAHGEGRFEITEERYDELVDEDRVLFRYCDADGAVTDAANPNGSRGAVAGILGEHETVAVMMPHPERATLPELGLTDGRGVLEAFA
- a CDS encoding formyltetrahydrofolate deformylase — its product is MRTDLTEITVVGADRTGIVAGVTGLLFERGVNIEDIEQTVRDGVFRMTLHCDTEPVESRDALRDALAETGDELGVDIRTRFPDERDEGIAVLVTKEDHCLRALCEADLSADVRVVVGNHAGLESVAEEYGVPFYDVGDGSGVPDEDRLLDLLDEYDVDLVVLARYMRILSPDVVFRYPGRIVNVHPSLLPAFPGAQAYRQAVEAGVRVAGVTAHYVTTDLDQGPILTQRAFDVPPDATVEDVKARGQPLEAEALVTAVRAHLAGDVTVQRGSVQVTGDHQFGMPAVAADANPERPVDVEPVDD
- a CDS encoding sulfatase family protein; translated protein: MSDDTTPSIEDPNLLIVCVDCLRDDFVRSDRTDTPFLDDLRARGLDCSNLFSTTTTTTPAIASLLTGTYSERNGVQSLQHGTLSPDVEPLGEVMSDAGYHTEALVTGPLLPETGLDRGFDRYDHRAEDADMFSEWREEALDRVASLPEPFAAFVHLWEIHEDVRVPAEFDSPEYGETPYGRAFSALDREIEAIVDAAPENTVVAFVGDHGESITHRHSPLRLLLKSLRDALRYYGGVDTRDVVGRLNRSFDDEGPDIDDHYIEKGHGENVFDFTTNVPFVLAGPGIEPATVDAQVRQVDVLPTILDYFGLSVDADGEPICPDEGVDDRPAYMRACGASLHGEENWARAIRADGAKYVEYPDRDWSPELYDLEADPRELRRIDDPDLEARLQRLMPERGQPLDELERLDIDDHLEDLGYL
- a CDS encoding 2Fe-2S iron-sulfur cluster-binding protein, yielding MPTIHFEGRDVECEAGAVLRDALLAAGETPHNGLADTLNCHGMATCGTCAVAVDGDVSERNAAERRRLSFPPHDADSGLRLACQTEVYGDVDVTKHGGFWGQHVDEK
- the purS gene encoding phosphoribosylformylglycinamidine synthase subunit PurS is translated as MTAYTATVTVRLKRGVLDPEAETTQRALERLGFELADLRSTDRFEIDLDAADEEAAADRAGEMADRLLANPTIHDYDVAVEERE